In the Triticum aestivum cultivar Chinese Spring chromosome 2B, IWGSC CS RefSeq v2.1, whole genome shotgun sequence genome, GATGTCACGCTCCTCGATGTAGTACAGGCGCGTGACGCAGTAGCTCCCGGCCGTGAGGGAGTTAACCAGATGTTTGTCTTCGAACGGCGTGAACGCCTCGCTGAGCGAGGGGCTGTAGGACGGCGCGGCGCGGGGGCGCGGCAACACGGCGCGGTCGAAGTTGGGTGCCCCGCTGCTGCGGGTGGTGTCGATCGTCCCGGACCGCGCGAGCTCGGACCACATGCTGGCGAGCATGCACAGCCCGTACCCGTCCATGACCACGTGGTTGGAGCACCACGCAACGGTGAACCCGCCGCAGGCGAAGGACACGAGCTGCACCGAAAGCACGACGTCGGCGCCGTACTGGACGAGCGCGCCGATCCTCGCCAGCGACGCGCCTAGCGCGCCGTAGTCCAGGCTCGCCAGTCCCACGCCGACCTCACCGACGACAAGCTCCGCGCCCTGGTTGTCGCAGTCCACCTCCGGAACCCCGGAGCGCGGGCTGGACATGAGGCGACCGGCGAGGGGGGAGAAGTGCTCGAGCAGGGACGGTAGCCTGGCATTGAAGATGGCGACGACATCGCGGAAGCAGCCGGTGGAGGGCTCGCGGTAGGCGCAGAAGAGCAAGGACGGTATGGGCCGAGGGAGCAGGTCGAGGTTGGACACGGCGAGGATGCGCGGCGTGACGGCGCCGGCCGCCTTGACGAGGCTCCGACTGACGACCCTAACACGCGAGTCTGACATTTCCTTTCCTCGCTAAACTAGAATACCACGGTAAAATGCTGAGATTGAGCTTTGGCTCTAAAAAGCGAGTCTCTCTTTTGTTCTGAAGATTCAAAGTGGGCGGAGTCCTTTGTGCTATTAGCCAGTACGCTAGCACATGCGCCTCCGACTGATTCGCTGTCATCAGCTCGTTCGCTCGCTGATGGCAATTCCTGGTGGCAGACAGATAAGGGTTTATGGGCCCGTAAACCACTCGCATCTTCAGAAGTGTGGGCGATCTGGAGTGGAGCATGGGTTGGCTGCGGAGGTGTACGAGCAGTCAGATTCAACTCCGGCGTGGTGACGACCGGACCTGTCATCACGTTGATCTGCGACACCGGGGCCTCTGCGGACACGTACTTGCTGATGTGACTTTAGTGGAACGCCAGTTCAAGCCCGGGGTGAGAACCCTTGTTCTGAGCTCGATTGGTCGAGCATGGAAGCGATGAGTTTTTGCCGTGTCCTTATTGAAACTgtcagagcaactccaatggggcgacccaaacggatGACGCATTTGTCCGTCttttgtccgtttggatcggccgCCCGCCCGCCGTCCGTCCAGTTTTGCATTTGGATCGGCAATgcgtccaacgcgccgacccatttcacgtccgcattcaacttttaaataaaaaaggCCCGCGGCCGATCATGCCAGCGTTCATGTCTCATGCCAGCGTCGGCATACAATGCCGGCCTCAGAAAGcaccacagttcatgctggcgcactcgctAGCCGGCcgacacacatgccagcacacaaaaaatggtgggacttgagttcgaccacgccatcgcggctcccgtggtcatgtcggcacacctgccggcatataaaaaagatggcccctcgacgccatagatcactcgtcgttgaacttgagcatgtcggcctgcatcttctcgaaccacggcctcttccttggcgacaaggcgttgagatccaccttcatgatctccaccccggtcatcatgcttgcAAGAGCCACTTCGTTCGCCTttgtcttggcgttggcggcctcgatctctagcatcttggcttgcttctccgcctcgagcttgaacatcttggcttgcttctcggcgTCAAGATTAAGCCTTCTCCTTTAGACCTCCATGAAAGCATCCATTTGCTCCTCCTTgaaacgccggcgctcctcctctcttgagtccttcttattcatcatgccgtccatgcttgcgatcaaggcgttggtggccgcatctcgcttgtcctccttcttggagttggtcttcccccgcggccgtgccgactcgccctccccaacatcctccacGGCGCCCTTCCTCCCACGTGCCTTGAGCGCGGCATATTGTGCCTTGAACTTCTCTTCGTTCTTGATGACCcgatagcaatgggagaggttgaagcacttacCATTAtgttgaaccttgaatgcctccaaagcttgaaatgcctacaaaatgtttccatgcaaAATGAAGACGTAAAAGGATGATCTTGATGgcacaaaagagggcggcttgcttgctatcataccatgtcttgcaCGCCGATGCCGCTCACGAGGGCGGGCCTTGACACTCTCAAGGGTGGCgcaaacttgttgcactcttgttggatcaccctccaccgcTTGGAAATGGAGAC is a window encoding:
- the LOC123044445 gene encoding coniferyl alcohol acyltransferase → MSDSRVRVVSRSLVKAAGAVTPRILAVSNLDLLPRPIPSLLFCAYREPSTGCFRDVVAIFNARLPSLLEHFSPLAGRLMSSPRSGVPEVDCDNQGAELVVGEVGVGLASLDYGALGASLARIGALVQYGADVVLSVQLVSFACGGFTVAWCSNHVVMDGYGLCMLASMWSELARSGTIDTTRSSGAPNFDRAVLPRPRAAPSYSPSLSEAFTPFEDKHLVNSLTAGSYCVTRLYYIEERDIAMLRARASREAVGERRATRLEAVSAYLWKALAAVVAASGSDETCRMGWWVDGRRRLSVPGKEAAMRNYVGNVGTFALAEATVEEVQRRPLPDVASMVREAIAARATEEHFQELVDWVEEHKGGRFVETATVGLGSPALAVTSFASFRLRTDFGFGHAALAMPMMLAGTGRLCAGFVKIVPRPGGDGSWVVSMVVWPRLAAALDSDEQRILRPVTAEYLGLKAENPCSRL